In Aedes albopictus strain Foshan chromosome 3, AalbF5, whole genome shotgun sequence, the following are encoded in one genomic region:
- the LOC109423113 gene encoding uncharacterized protein LOC109423113 — MTTVRPQLHNIGSQISTGSVDLPSPVQQHAVENYQHTGLDSLEQTQSTHEVGSEGTPDNSRQISCKPGSSSDRKTIFRINPQEASVVRRETVRNIRGPLYDSYPTGALRSSRANSSVDATAV, encoded by the exons ATGACAACCGTCAGACCCCAATTGCACAATATCGGTTCACAGATCTCCACCGGCTCGGTCGATCTACCATCTCCGGTGCAGCAGCACGCGGTAGAGAATTATCAACACACGGGGCTGGATAGTCTTGAGCAAACGCAATCAACGCACGAGGTTGGATCCGAGGGGACGCCGGACAATTCACGGCAAATATCCTGCAAACCGGGAAGCAGTAGTGACCG GAAGACGATTTTCCGGATAAACCCACAAGAGGCCAGTGTTGTCCGACGGGAGACAGTTCGGAACATTCGAG GTCCACTATACGATAGTTACCCCACGGGGGCACTCAGGAGCTCACGAGCCAACTCCTCTGTCGACGCCACCGCAGTGTAG